DNA sequence from the Rubripirellula tenax genome:
GCTGCCGGTGTGGCTGTTGCCGCACAACTTGATCCACAAATCGGGCACGCCCAATTGCTTGCCGAGCCGTTCCGCCCAGAACAGATTCGTGTTGCCCTCAAACATGCTGACCACGTTTTCGTCAGCCAGCGAAGGGATGACCCACTCTCGCATTCCCCAAACGCCGCTGCCGTAGGGCCAACTGTTGACACTGGCGCGCGAATCGAAAAGTTGCTGCCATTGATACGCGTTTCGCTTCATCAGCGGTTCGCGTTCGTGGTGGACCTCCAACAGCCCGCCGCACGACGGGCAGGTGTAGATGACGTCATAAATCGAATGCCTGCCGGTACAGCCTGCAACGCATCGGAAATAGACCGTTTGGTTTGCGATATCCGACTGGGGCTCTGCGACTGACGACATTGATTGAAATCCTGGTAATTTTCGGGGAACCTACATTATGTTCATCGTTGCCGATCAGGCAAAGGGCGAAGTCGACGAAGAAAACCGGTCTGGGCAACCCCGCGACCTGATTCTAACGTGACACTTATGAACCCACCGCCCATGAACCCGTCGATTGGGCAGGCATGGATCTGCCCAGCACCGACCTCCAAGCGAGAAATCACGTTGTCGCCCGCCATTCCCACCTCCCGCGTCGTTTGCTTCATTGCCTTGGCGACGTCTGGAGCGATCGCTGACTTATGGACAAAATCGGCGATTTTCAAGTGGCGTGGATTGCCCGGTGAAAGCGATCCGTTTTGGGTGATCGACGGGGTGCTGGGGATCGAGACCGCTGTCAATATCGGCGCCGTGTTCGGACTTGGTGCGGGTAAAGGCCTGTTTTTCGCGGCTTTTTCTGTCATCGCCGCCATCGCCATCCTGGTTTGGCTGTTTTATTTCCGAGCCGCCCAGTCGCTGTGGTTGACCGTTGCGCTTGGAATGATCACCGGCGGCATCATCGGAAACCTCTACGATCGGCTGGGAATGTGGTGGATCGACGGCTATCCCGCCCAATGGCAGAGCGGCGTCCGCGACTGGATTCTGTTCCAAATCGACGGGGTCCCTGGGCTGAGCCCCTGGCCAAACTTCAACATTGCCGATTCGTTATTGGTAGTCGGCGCGGGCATGTTGATGTATCAATCGTTCTTCCCCGGTAGTGACCCCAGTGAAGAAACCGGCACAGAATCCGATTCAACATCGCAGAACAACGACCGACTCCATGACGCACCAACCTGATTCGCCGGACACTCCTGATGCTTGGGCCGACCAACACGAAGGACGGCTGGCCGCGATGACCGAGGTCGCGGTGGCGGCCGGGAAACACACGTTGAAGTACTTCCGCAGCGACAGCCTGGTCGTTGACGCGAAATCGGACGAGTCGCCCGTCACGATCGCGGACCGCGAAGCCGAACAATTGGTCCGCAAACTGATCACCGCCAAGTTCCCCACCGATACCGTCCAAGGCGAAGAATTCGCCGAACAAACCGGTACCAGCCGGTATCGTTGGGTCGTCGATCCGATCGACGGAACCAAGTCGTTCGTTTGCGGCGTGCCATTGTATTCGACGCTGTTAGCGCTCGAATGCGACGGCCATCCGCTGGGCGGCGTGATCTATATCCCGGCCAGCGACGAAATCATCGTCGCCGCAACGCGTCGTGGAAGCTGGTACCGCGGCAGCGAAACCGACGATTGGAAACGGGCTCGCGTCTCTGAGAAAACGGACATCGCCGAAGCCGTTTTCGTGGTCAGCCAAGTCGACTCGTTCGCCAAACGTGGAAATGCCGACGCTTACCAGAAACTCGAAAAGGCATCGTGGCTGACGCGGTCGTGGGGTGACGGTTACGGGTACATGATGGTGGCAACCGGCCGGGCCGACATCATGGTCGATCCGATCTGCAATGCGTGGGACGTTGCCGCCATCTTACCGATCGTCGTCGAAGCGGGCGGGCGATTCACCGACTGGAAGGGCGTGGAAACGTGCCGCGGTGGCGACGGCGTCGGGACGAACGGACGCCTTCACGACACTGTGATGAACTTGCTGGGATAAAAATGCTTGCATAGCGGGCGGAACAATTTTGCGAAATTGTGATCTTTCGTTCAAGTCGCCGGTTCTCCTAAGCTCGTCGATGAAGACACATTCTTTGTCGATGGAGCGACGTGGTTTTGAGTCGGTTGTGCAGCCTAGCGATGTTCTTGATATTTCTGCTTAGCAGCAGTCAATCGCTGCGCGCTCAGGACACGGAATCTGCATCCGACGCGCCCTCGATCGTGACGCGGTCGCCCGTCACGCTCCCGGCGAACTCGCTGGACATGCTGGCCGGCGGACCGGAACAATGGACCAGCCCCGAGGGTATGGCCAGCAGCCTGCAAGTGCTGCTGCTGTTGACGGTCCTTAGCATGGCGCCAGCAATCTTACTGATGACGACCTGCTATGTCCGCATCATCATCGTCCTGGGTTTGCTGCGTCAAGCAATCGGATTGCAATCGTTGCCGCCCAGCCAAGTGATGACCAGCATTGCGTTGTTCATGACCATGTTTGTGATGACGCCCGTTTGGACGCGAGTCTACGAAGACGCCGTCAAACCGTATACCGATCCGGCGTCACCGATGACGTTGGAAGATGCGTACACGGCCGGCGCGATCCCGATCCGCGAATTCATGTCACGACAAATCGACATGGCCGGAAACGAAGACGACGTGCTGCTGTTCTACGGATACATGGACAAGGACGCGCCGCTGCCGACGGGCTATGAAGAAGTGCCACTGCGAGTGCTGTTGCCGGCCTACATTCTTAGCGAATTGAAGACCGCGTTCTTGATGGGCTTCCAAATCTATTTGCCGTTCCTGATCGTCGACTTGGTCGTTGCCAGCGTCACGATCTCGATGGGCATGATGATGCTGCCACCTCAAGTCATCTCGCTACCGTTCAAGCTGTTGCTGTTCGTGCTAGTCGATGGCTGGCACCTAGTCGTAAAGATGCTGATGGACAGCTTTGGATAGGAGTAAGTAATAGGTGACCGGCAGCAGGAAAAATGCGACACCTACCTATCACCTATCACCTATCACCTATCACCTACCTGTTACCTGTTACCTGTTACCTGTTACCTGTTACCTGTTACCTGTTACCTGTTACCTGTTAGCTAAGACCTACCCTCATGGATGCACCTGCCGCGATTGATCTTTGCCGTGCGACCTTGATGGTCGCCGTTGTGATTGCCGCGCCCATTTTGTTGGTTGGGATGGCGGCGGGTTTGGCGATCGGGTTGCTGCAAGCACTGACCCAGATCCAGGACCAAACGGTTTCGTTCGTGCCCAAATTGTTGGCGATGGCGGCCGCCATGGTCGCCTGTTTGCCTTGGTTGCTGACGCGATTGGTCGAGTTCACGCGGCACGCTTTTGAACATGCGGGCATGCCCTGATGGAAGTCGCCGCTGATCCCGGTGTCGCCACCGACTTGGCGAAATGGATGATCGACCATCTGATGCTCGGCGTTTTGGTGCTGACCCGTTTGAGCACGCTGTTGATGTCGATGCCCGCGATCGGTGTGGGAGTTCCGAACCGAGTTCGTGCGTTCCTAGCATTGACGATGACGCTATTGATGCTGCCGACTGTCGCCGAAGTGACACCCTCGGACGCGTTGCCGACGATGGACAACCTGATCGATTTGGTGATCGCCATGGCGCGCGAAGCCATGATCGGGATGCTGATCGGAGCGACGGTTCAGTTGATTGTCACGGGGATTCAGCTGGGCGGCGAAGCGGTGACCAGCACCGGCGGGATGCAATTGGGCGACGCGATCGACCCAACAACACGAAGCAGCATGCCAGCCGTTGCACGCGTCGTCGGGATGCTCGTCACGGCTGTGATGCTTTGCGTCGGCGGCCACCGATTGCTGCTGAATATTTTGCTGGACAGCTTTAAAGCGATGCCAGCCGGCGATGTCACATTCGACGATTCGATGATGGCGTTGATCGTCAATCAATTGACGGCCGGGATGGTCGCCGGACTGCGATTTGCGGCGCCTGCGGTTGCAGCACTATTGTTGGCAAACTTGGTAACCGGCTTGGTCAGCCGAACGCTGCCCCAGATCAATGTGCTGGCGATCGGCTTGTCGATCAACGCGTTGGCGATGCTGATCGTTTTGGCGCTGACGATCGGTTCGGCCGGATTGATCTTCCAAGACGAACTGGCAGCAGTCGCCGGCCGGATCGGGGACTTGTGGTGAGCTAACCGATGTCAGAAAGCAGTGGCGATAAGAAGCACTCAGCGTCAGAGAAAAAGCGACGCCAGTCACGCGAGCAGGGCCAGGTTGCCAAGAGCCAGGACTTGACCTCGGCCGGCATGCTGCTGTCCGCGCTGGCAGCACTTTGGATGCTAGGTGAACCGGCTTGCGAAGCTTTGGCCGGTGCGATCGCCGATGCCCTTTCGACGCCGCGGACGGCGCCGCTTCGAACAGGCGATGCGGCCAACTGGCTGCTCTCGGGCGCGGCACGCTACGCGATTGCCGCGGTGCCGATGCTGATTGCGATGTTCATCGCGGGCGTGTTGGTGAACGTCGTGCAAACCGGACTGATCTTTTCGAGCTCCAAGCTGGAACCGAAACTCAGCAACATCAGTCCGCTATCCGGCGCGAAACGAATCCTTTCCCTGCAAGGCGTGATGCGTCTGGGGTTCGGCATTTTCAAGCTGATGATCATCACAGCCGTCGCATACTTCGCGGTGCGGCACTATCGCGATCCGATCCTTAGCCTTGCTCAGATGAGTATTCCGCAAATTGCAAGCGTGCTGTTCCGATCGTTGATCGGGACCTGCGTTTGGATCGGCGTGGCGCTGTTCGTGCTTGCGATTCTTGAGTACGCGTTCCAATGGTGGAAGCAAGAACAAGACATGATGATGACCGACCAAGAAATGCGCGACGAAATGAAAGAAACGGAGGGCGATCCGCAAGTCGCCGCTCGCCGTCGTCAAGTCCAACGTCAAATGATGATGCAGCGGGCCGAGTCGGAAGTGCCCAAGGCCGACGTGGTCGTTAGCAATCCGACGGAACTGGCAATCGCGATCAAGTACGACCCCAAAACCATGCCGGCGCCAATCGTGTTGGCGAAGGGCGCGGGCTTACTTGCTCAAAAAATTCGTCGCATCGCGCTCGAAAACGGAGTTCCCGTCGTCGAGCGAAAACCGCTCGCTCAATTCCTGTACAAGAACGTTGACGTCGGACAAGTCGTTCCTACCGAGCAATATCAAGCGGTCGCGGAAGTGCTGCGGTATGTTTACCAACTGCAGGGCAAAGAGATCCCCAAAGCGACAGCCGCCTAGACGACCATCTCGCGGACGAATTTGCGAATGCGCGGCGGCATGATGTAACGCGGGTTCCCCGCCGCATCATCGCCCGCGTCTTCGGCCAGCTTCAAGAATCGAATGTCGAATCGATTTTCAAGCTTTGCGAAGATCGCTTTGGTCGATCGCATTTTGTTCGGCTGAAGCGACAGCGCTTCGTCCAGTTCGGCCAGCGATCGCGGCGTTTCGTCCAGCTTGGCGATTCCGGCGACGAACCGCCAAACGCCTCGTTTGCTGATCCGGTTCAGCTTCTGTTTGAGCGGCAATCCTGCCGGACCTTCTTTGACGGCGTCTTGCTGATCGCCGCCTCGATTCTGCTTTCCTCGTTTCCCGGGCCCGCATGGGCCACCGCGACCTTCGCGACCTTCCGGCAGCGGATCGACACCGGCGCGGTGCAGGCGACCGCCGAGTTGTCGGTGGCCTCGTTGGCAGTCACTCAGGTCATCCAGGTTGATCATCAGATAGGGCATGTTTGTTTTCCGTGCGGAGTAATTGAATGGAACAGGGCCATCATACACCGCACGCACTGCTCACGCAAGGCGTACGCAAAGGATCGTGGAGATTTCCCGCTGTTCTGGATTCCCTTCTTGGCTTGCCTGAAAAGTCGCCCGTGGCTACCATACGCTCATGAACAACGCATCCCTTCTCCGATCGCTATTACTTTTGCGACGCCGAATCGGCGGGTGATGAGGGTTTGTCCGGACCAAACATTGGGTCCACCAAAGAAAGACACCGAACCCGAGTCGCCTCCAGCGACTCGGGTTTTTTTATGCTCCGGTTTTCCCCACCCCCCCTCACCATTCGTCTCACGAAGGTTTCTCAAAGCGATGTCGCAATCCACGACGACCACCGAAAGTGATGCACCTGCATCGGGCCATCAAGAACCTCGCATGATTCGTATCTTCGATACGACGCTACGCGACGGCGAGCAATCGCCGGGCGCGAGCATGAACTTGGCCGAGAAGCTTGAAGTGGCTCAGCTTTTGGAGTCGATGGGCGTCGACATCATCGAAGCCGGATTCCCAATCGCTTCGCCGGGTGACTTCGCGGCCGTCAAGGCGATCGCGTCCACCGTCCATCACTCAACGATCTGCGGATTGGCCCGATGCAGTGACAAAGACATCGATGCCGCTTGGGAAGCCGTCAAAGGCGCGCGCAGTTCGCGCATCCACGTCTTCCTGGCGACCAGCGCAATCCATCGTGAATTCAAACTGCGGATGTCGACCGACGAGATCGTCGAGCGGGCGATCGCGGGTGTCAAACGGGCCAAAGCTTACTGTGACGATGTCGAGTTTTCACCCGAGGATGCTTGTCGAACCGAGCACGATTTTTTGTGCCGGGTCGTCGAAGCCGCCATCGATGCGGGTGCGACAACGATCAACGTTCCTGACACGGTCGGCTATGCGACGCCGAATGAAGTCTTTGATCGCTTCACGATGCTGCGCAACCGCGTTCCCAATATGGACAAGGCCGTCTTGAGCACTCATTGTCACGATGACCTGGGGATGGCGGTCGCCAACAGTTTGGCAGCCGTCGCCGCCGGCGCGGGGCAGATCGAATGCACGATCAACGGCATCGGCGAACGGGCGGGCAATGCGGCGTTGGAAGAAGTAGTGATGGCGATGAAGACGCGTCAAGATTTCTTCCACTGCAACACTCGCATCGACAGCACGCGATTGGTTCCCGCCAGCCGCTTGATCAGCAAGACGACCGGCATCCAAGTCCAACGCAACAAAGCGATCGTCGGTCGCAACGCGTTCGCGCACGAATCGGGAATCCACCAGGATGGCATGCTGAAGGAACGCAGCACGTACGAGATCATGTCACCGGAAGACGTCGGTTTTTCGAAAACTGACTTGGTGTTGGGCAAGCATAGCGGCCGCGCGGCGCTTGCCGATCGCGCCAAAACGCTGGGTTACACATTGACCGCCGAGCAACTGAACACCGTTTTCGAACAGTTCAAGGTCTTGGCCGACAAGAAGAAGGAGATGTACGACGGAGACATCGTCGCGCTGGTGCAACAACAGATCAGCGGCAGCGTCGAAGAACAATGGTCGCTAGTGGACTACATCGTCAGCAGCGGGAAGGGCAGGGGCCCCAGCGTCGAATTGACCCTCAGCAGCGGCGATGAGAACTTCACCGAGAAGGTCGAACAGGGCGATGGACCGATCGATGCGGCGTTTTGGGCCGTTGAAAAGATCACCGGTATCGAAGTGGTCTGCAAAGATTATCGAGTCCGCAGCGCAACGCTCGGCCGCGATGCGATCGGCGAAGTCAATTTGGAAGTCGACTACAAAGGCCGCACCTATCGCGGTGTCGGCTCCAGCACCGACACGGTCGAAAGCACGATCATGGCAATGCTAAATGCGATCAACCGAATCATCGCCGACCGACCAAAGACATCGCGTTAGAGATTTCGTTCCCTAATCATCTGAATCGTCATCGGACGCAGTGAACCCTTCGAATTCCTCATCATCGGCGGGGATTTCGAGGGTGATCTCGAGGTCTTCGTTCGCAGGTGATGGAGCATTCGGCTGGACGCGCACCGGTGACTCGGGTTCAAGCGAAAGCTCATCATCGTCGTCATCGCCGACTTGGAACGTCAGCTCGCCCGTCGTCGGGTCCGGGGTCAATTGCAGCGAGTCTTCGTCGGGTTCGAAGGAGTCTTCGCTGCGGAGCATCTGGATTTTTGGTGCCGGATCGTCGCCGTTGTTTTCGTCGCCGCTATCATCGTCGTCGCCAAACATGTTGCCCAAGTCGAGTGGTTCCGTGTCCAGTTCGTCTTTGATCGCATCGCTATCGATGGCGGCGCGCGACGGCCCGGCGCCGGACAACTCAACATCCGCTACCTCAACGAGCTGAATTTCATCTTCACTGGGTGACGGGTCGAGGGTCGCTTCTTCATCGTCCGAGTCCGAGACAATGACGACGGTTGCATTCTGATCAGCTTCATCTTCGCTCACATCATCTTCATCGATGAACGCGACCACAGAACCGAGCCCGTCATCGTCGTCGTCGTCGGTAATCCGGATAGTGTCATTGACGTCGGTGATAGCGACCGAGTCGTCGCCCGAATCGCTCTCGACCAGCGTTGGGCGATCGGGCAGGTCGTCACTTGCCGGGTCTTCGCCAATGGATTCCGGCACCTCAAACAAATCGTCATCCGTCTGGTCCGCGTCGCCAATCGCGACGGTATCAAAACTATCTTTTTCTTCGAACAACGTTTCGACAGGATTCGAATCGAACGGCTCACCGTCGTCGACCTCTTCCGATTCGTCGACTTCTTCTAAGTCATCCAATTCATCCGAATCGGGTTTGGCCATTCCCAACCCCATGCCGACTGCTGCTGCTGCTGCTGCTGCTGCGGCGGCGGCTGCTTTGGAACCCCAGTCCATTGCGACCGTTTCCGAGCCCGGCTCGTCGTCCAGACCCGCCGCCGAATCATCCGCCCAAGTGTCAGCCAAGGGATCGACGCGAACGGCCGAGGCCGTTGGTTCATCCGGATCGGTCGTCGATGCAGTCGTTCGCCGCGGGAAGATCTCGTCGACATTGTCGCGCAGGACACGCCGCCCCAATTCGATCGCACGTTCTTCGGACCAGCCGCACTTGTGAACGAAGTGGTCGGCCAAAATGTCCGACAAGACGTTTCGGTACATGTCAAACTTGGGCCACACAAATTCCAACTTGTATGCGTCGCTGTAGTAGCCGATTTGTTTCGTTTGCGGCACGGCTTCCAAACGCGCCGCAGTATCGCGGGCGATGAACGACGGCGTGTTGCTGTACCACCAGTGCCCGTTCGTGATGACGTTGGGAAAGATCCACGCGTAGCTGACCAATTCTTGATTGGTGACGCTGGCCAAGACCGAGATCGGAAACTTGACACCGGGAAACGCGTTGAAGAGTTCACGATATTGAATCAACGACACGCGGCTGTCGTACAAGTCTTGTCCCTGATAGACACCGCCGGCGTAGACGCCACGATTGACGCCGATCATCAAATCGAAAGGCAACCCGAATTCGTCGCACAGCTCGGCCAACGTCCAAAAGATTCGCCGTGACAATGATTGCTTGTGAGCATCGTCTGCTAGCAGGCCTCGTTTAAGCACTTGGTCCAGCGCGGTCGACGCACGCCCGTCGCTGACCCTAGTCGGCTCGAACGATGGTGGCAGCGAAATGGCGCAAGCGCGAGCTCCACGACCGACAAAGTGTTCGAAACGTTGCCGCAGCGACGCTCTTAACGACGACAGCGACCCGTCCAATTCGATGCCCGAGCAGCCAGCCAATCGCTGGCGGACTTCCGGTTTAGCCAAATGGAACACCAAGTCGTCGGTGCGAAGGCAAGGGATGTAAGTGTCCGTATCGAAGCCGGCTAAATCGTCGTCAAAATCATTGGTCAAAAAGACGGCTTCGACGTTGCTTTGATCCAAGACGATTTGGGCCCACTCGGCCGACGCCATTTGCGACTCGGCCGTTTCGTAAAGGGACTCCCAATTCGACGCGTCAATGCGATCACCGTCGAACCCGAAAAACATGCGACAGATCTCAACTAACCATCGATACTGCGCCGTATTCTCCAGCGGCGACAAATTCTCGACCAAGCGGCGAACCAGTTCCCGTGGCTGGATGCCGGGTTCTTCGATTTGATCCTTCGGCATCCCGGCCGAATGGGCCAATTCGGTGTAATAGTGGTAGCCCAGCAGGTCCGCCAACGTTGTGGACCCGGCCGCGTGGGGGTTGATGTGCGTATGGGGATCGATCAAGCGGATCGAGGCAATGGCTTCGTAGATGGATTCGCGTGCAGAGTCAGACATGGGCAAACGGGCCGTCATCGACGAGAGAAATGAAAGAGGCGGATGTGTGCGAACCGACGCTCATCTGCCCACCGGGACACGGGTCGAACGGGAGACAGGCACGATTGTTACGATACGACCGTTAAGATAGTCGGTCTGGCGCCGCGATTCACCTTCAGCCCGACCTGGAACAGCCGAAATTTAGTCCCCCGCGAAGGGGTTGTGACGCCCAGCAACGGCAATCCTTACTTCATTTACATGGAATTTGCTTGCCCCTTTCCTAGTCGCCTGCGCTACAATGGGCCAATCGTCTAGTCCGTGCCCATTCAGGGAGTCGCCGAAGATCATGATGAATGATCCCACGTCAACCAATCGCAAGCGTACGGCGGAAGGTTCGCTTCGGCCCGTTGGCGACGATCGGCTAGAAATGCCGTCGATACCAATGGAAGAACCGACGGCCGAACCGTACGAGATCACGTTGCGGCGGATCGATGTTGGCACGCATCGAATCGAGCATGCCGTCGTCAAGCCACCGATCGACGGGGCAATGGACGCACCGGTGATGCCGCAACAGCCGATCGTCGAAACCGAACTGCAAGCGTCAACAACGGTCACCCCGTCGAAACCAGCTCGATCGACCAAACGCAGATCACGACGTCCCGACCCACTGATGCAAAGCTTGATGCTGTTGGCGACGATGTCGGCGATGCTGTTGGCGGCTCGATTCGTCGTTCCGCAAATTGTGGAAGAGGTTCGCTACGCATGGCAACGCGGCAACCTGAGGGCCGAGCACGAAATGGCTACCGTGGGGCTGAAAAACGTATCGCTCGACACCCTTAGCGACGCCTATCAAATGGTCAACGCTGCGGTCGGTCCGAGCGTCGTTCATATCGATGTCCAGCGGCGGACTCCGATCAACGATGCCGGCATCTCGGCTTTACTTTCCAACCGTTCAATGCCTGCGTCGGACCAGGGAAGC
Encoded proteins:
- a CDS encoding 2-isopropylmalate synthase, which codes for MSQSTTTTESDAPASGHQEPRMIRIFDTTLRDGEQSPGASMNLAEKLEVAQLLESMGVDIIEAGFPIASPGDFAAVKAIASTVHHSTICGLARCSDKDIDAAWEAVKGARSSRIHVFLATSAIHREFKLRMSTDEIVERAIAGVKRAKAYCDDVEFSPEDACRTEHDFLCRVVEAAIDAGATTINVPDTVGYATPNEVFDRFTMLRNRVPNMDKAVLSTHCHDDLGMAVANSLAAVAAGAGQIECTINGIGERAGNAALEEVVMAMKTRQDFFHCNTRIDSTRLVPASRLISKTTGIQVQRNKAIVGRNAFAHESGIHQDGMLKERSTYEIMSPEDVGFSKTDLVLGKHSGRAALADRAKTLGYTLTAEQLNTVFEQFKVLADKKKEMYDGDIVALVQQQISGSVEEQWSLVDYIVSSGKGRGPSVELTLSSGDENFTEKVEQGDGPIDAAFWAVEKITGIEVVCKDYRVRSATLGRDAIGEVNLEVDYKGRTYRGVGSSTDTVESTIMAMLNAINRIIADRPKTSR
- a CDS encoding flagellar biosynthetic protein FliQ → MDAPAAIDLCRATLMVAVVIAAPILLVGMAAGLAIGLLQALTQIQDQTVSFVPKLLAMAAAMVACLPWLLTRLVEFTRHAFEHAGMP
- the fliP gene encoding flagellar type III secretion system pore protein FliP (The bacterial flagellar biogenesis protein FliP forms a type III secretion system (T3SS)-type pore required for flagellar assembly.); translated protein: MFLIFLLSSSQSLRAQDTESASDAPSIVTRSPVTLPANSLDMLAGGPEQWTSPEGMASSLQVLLLLTVLSMAPAILLMTTCYVRIIIVLGLLRQAIGLQSLPPSQVMTSIALFMTMFVMTPVWTRVYEDAVKPYTDPASPMTLEDAYTAGAIPIREFMSRQIDMAGNEDDVLLFYGYMDKDAPLPTGYEEVPLRVLLPAYILSELKTAFLMGFQIYLPFLIVDLVVASVTISMGMMMLPPQVISLPFKLLLFVLVDGWHLVVKMLMDSFG
- a CDS encoding flagellar biosynthetic protein FliR, producing MEVAADPGVATDLAKWMIDHLMLGVLVLTRLSTLLMSMPAIGVGVPNRVRAFLALTMTLLMLPTVAEVTPSDALPTMDNLIDLVIAMAREAMIGMLIGATVQLIVTGIQLGGEAVTSTGGMQLGDAIDPTTRSSMPAVARVVGMLVTAVMLCVGGHRLLLNILLDSFKAMPAGDVTFDDSMMALIVNQLTAGMVAGLRFAAPAVAALLLANLVTGLVSRTLPQINVLAIGLSINALAMLIVLALTIGSAGLIFQDELAAVAGRIGDLW
- a CDS encoding signal peptidase II; translation: MNPSIGQAWICPAPTSKREITLSPAIPTSRVVCFIALATSGAIADLWTKSAIFKWRGLPGESDPFWVIDGVLGIETAVNIGAVFGLGAGKGLFFAAFSVIAAIAILVWLFYFRAAQSLWLTVALGMITGGIIGNLYDRLGMWWIDGYPAQWQSGVRDWILFQIDGVPGLSPWPNFNIADSLLVVGAGMLMYQSFFPGSDPSEETGTESDSTSQNNDRLHDAPT
- a CDS encoding glucuronate isomerase, which translates into the protein MSDSARESIYEAIASIRLIDPHTHINPHAAGSTTLADLLGYHYYTELAHSAGMPKDQIEEPGIQPRELVRRLVENLSPLENTAQYRWLVEICRMFFGFDGDRIDASNWESLYETAESQMASAEWAQIVLDQSNVEAVFLTNDFDDDLAGFDTDTYIPCLRTDDLVFHLAKPEVRQRLAGCSGIELDGSLSSLRASLRQRFEHFVGRGARACAISLPPSFEPTRVSDGRASTALDQVLKRGLLADDAHKQSLSRRIFWTLAELCDEFGLPFDLMIGVNRGVYAGGVYQGQDLYDSRVSLIQYRELFNAFPGVKFPISVLASVTNQELVSYAWIFPNVITNGHWWYSNTPSFIARDTAARLEAVPQTKQIGYYSDAYKLEFVWPKFDMYRNVLSDILADHFVHKCGWSEERAIELGRRVLRDNVDEIFPRRTTASTTDPDEPTASAVRVDPLADTWADDSAAGLDDEPGSETVAMDWGSKAAAAAAAAAAAAVGMGLGMAKPDSDELDDLEEVDESEEVDDGEPFDSNPVETLFEEKDSFDTVAIGDADQTDDDLFEVPESIGEDPASDDLPDRPTLVESDSGDDSVAITDVNDTIRITDDDDDDGLGSVVAFIDEDDVSEDEADQNATVVIVSDSDDEEATLDPSPSEDEIQLVEVADVELSGAGPSRAAIDSDAIKDELDTEPLDLGNMFGDDDDSGDENNGDDPAPKIQMLRSEDSFEPDEDSLQLTPDPTTGELTFQVGDDDDDELSLEPESPVRVQPNAPSPANEDLEITLEIPADDEEFEGFTASDDDSDD
- the flhB gene encoding flagellar biosynthesis protein FlhB, which gives rise to MSESSGDKKHSASEKKRRQSREQGQVAKSQDLTSAGMLLSALAALWMLGEPACEALAGAIADALSTPRTAPLRTGDAANWLLSGAARYAIAAVPMLIAMFIAGVLVNVVQTGLIFSSSKLEPKLSNISPLSGAKRILSLQGVMRLGFGIFKLMIITAVAYFAVRHYRDPILSLAQMSIPQIASVLFRSLIGTCVWIGVALFVLAILEYAFQWWKQEQDMMMTDQEMRDEMKETEGDPQVAARRRQVQRQMMMQRAESEVPKADVVVSNPTELAIAIKYDPKTMPAPIVLAKGAGLLAQKIRRIALENGVPVVERKPLAQFLYKNVDVGQVVPTEQYQAVAEVLRYVYQLQGKEIPKATAA
- the hisN gene encoding histidinol-phosphatase; its protein translation is MTHQPDSPDTPDAWADQHEGRLAAMTEVAVAAGKHTLKYFRSDSLVVDAKSDESPVTIADREAEQLVRKLITAKFPTDTVQGEEFAEQTGTSRYRWVVDPIDGTKSFVCGVPLYSTLLALECDGHPLGGVIYIPASDEIIVAATRRGSWYRGSETDDWKRARVSEKTDIAEAVFVVSQVDSFAKRGNADAYQKLEKASWLTRSWGDGYGYMMVATGRADIMVDPICNAWDVAAILPIVVEAGGRFTDWKGVETCRGGDGVGTNGRLHDTVMNLLG